Proteins encoded by one window of Microplitis mediator isolate UGA2020A chromosome 1, iyMicMedi2.1, whole genome shotgun sequence:
- the LOC130675054 gene encoding RNA-binding protein Musashi homolog 2-like isoform X2 produces MFPYTTFPAVGAGMEAANGAIDHDFHNTLVPINGSHSGSSGRSTPNSGDPAPGKLFVGGLSWQTSSEKLREYFGMFGTVTDVLIMKDPVTQRSRGFGFITFAEPGSVDKVLKCPIHTLDGKKIDPKHATPKNRAKQANRTKKIFVGGVSQDTSSDEVKAYFNQFGKVEETVMLMDQQTKRHRGFGFVTFENEDVVDRVCEIHFHTIKNKKVECKKAQPKEAVQQSALALGKRVVLGALGVRLAPQPQLQVATASQIVAAQAQAQVQAAAAAAAAAQVQNAVAGYGKLFASSYPALSAYRYAPYPIPAAAVAAPPQPPAPPQAGATAPQQTAAAPGNPYQGYSLTNVDMSSFQGVDWGSMYGMGMYV; encoded by the exons ATGTTTCCCTATACAACATTTCCGGCTGTTGG CGCTGGCATGGAGGCTGCAAATGGTGCGATAGATCATGATTTTCATAATACTTTAGTACCAATAAATGGCAGTCATTCTGGTAGTTCTGGTAGAAGTACACCCAATAGTGGAGACCCAGCACCAGGTAAATTATTTGTCGGTGGACTTTCATGGCAAACGAGTAGTGAAAAACTTCGAGAGTATTTTGGAATGTTTGGTACTGTCACAGatgtattaataatgaagGATCCCGTCACTCag CGAAGCCGTGGATTTGGATTTATAACGTTTGCTGAACCTGGAAGTGTAGACAAAGTATTAAAATGTCCAATTCACACTTtagatggtaaaaaaatagatcCAAAACATGCAACTCCAAAAAATCGAGCTAAACAAGCAAAtcgaactaaaaaaatatttgttggtGGTGTAAGTCAAGATACAAGCAGTGATGAAGTTAAAGCCTACTTTAATCAATTCGGTAAAGTTGAAGAAACGGTAATGTTGATGGATCAACAAACAAAACGACATCGTGGATTTGGATTTGTAACATTTGAAAATGAAGATGTTGTTGATCGAGTATGTGAAATTCATTTtcatacaattaaaaataaaaaagttgaatgtAAAAAAGCCCAACCTAAAGAAGCTGTACAACAAAGTGCATTGGCATTGGGTAAAAGAGTTGTATTGGGCGCATTAGGTGTACGTTTAGCGCCACAACCACAACTTCAAGTAGCAACAGCATCACAAATTGTTGCAGCACAAGCACAGGCTCAAGTACAGGCAGCAGCTGCCGCAGCAGCCGCTGCTCAAGTACAAAATGCTGTTGCTGGTTATGGTAAATTATTTGCAAGCAGTTATCCAGCATTATCGGCTTATCGATATGCACCATATCCAATTCCTGCAGCAGCTGTTGCTGCACCACCACAACCTCCAGCACCACCACAAGCTGGAGCAACTGCCCCACAACAAACTGCTGCCGCTCCTGGAAATCCATATCAAGGATATTCACTTACAAATGTTGACATGTCTAGTTTTCAGGGCGTTGATTGGGGATCTATGTATGGTATGGGTATGTACGTCTAA
- the LOC130675054 gene encoding RNA-binding protein Musashi homolog 2-like isoform X1, whose translation MAAASFPPNFSNVGVIENCAGMEAANGAIDHDFHNTLVPINGSHSGSSGRSTPNSGDPAPGKLFVGGLSWQTSSEKLREYFGMFGTVTDVLIMKDPVTQRSRGFGFITFAEPGSVDKVLKCPIHTLDGKKIDPKHATPKNRAKQANRTKKIFVGGVSQDTSSDEVKAYFNQFGKVEETVMLMDQQTKRHRGFGFVTFENEDVVDRVCEIHFHTIKNKKVECKKAQPKEAVQQSALALGKRVVLGALGVRLAPQPQLQVATASQIVAAQAQAQVQAAAAAAAAAQVQNAVAGYGKLFASSYPALSAYRYAPYPIPAAAVAAPPQPPAPPQAGATAPQQTAAAPGNPYQGYSLTNVDMSSFQGVDWGSMYGMGMYV comes from the exons CGCTGGCATGGAGGCTGCAAATGGTGCGATAGATCATGATTTTCATAATACTTTAGTACCAATAAATGGCAGTCATTCTGGTAGTTCTGGTAGAAGTACACCCAATAGTGGAGACCCAGCACCAGGTAAATTATTTGTCGGTGGACTTTCATGGCAAACGAGTAGTGAAAAACTTCGAGAGTATTTTGGAATGTTTGGTACTGTCACAGatgtattaataatgaagGATCCCGTCACTCag CGAAGCCGTGGATTTGGATTTATAACGTTTGCTGAACCTGGAAGTGTAGACAAAGTATTAAAATGTCCAATTCACACTTtagatggtaaaaaaatagatcCAAAACATGCAACTCCAAAAAATCGAGCTAAACAAGCAAAtcgaactaaaaaaatatttgttggtGGTGTAAGTCAAGATACAAGCAGTGATGAAGTTAAAGCCTACTTTAATCAATTCGGTAAAGTTGAAGAAACGGTAATGTTGATGGATCAACAAACAAAACGACATCGTGGATTTGGATTTGTAACATTTGAAAATGAAGATGTTGTTGATCGAGTATGTGAAATTCATTTtcatacaattaaaaataaaaaagttgaatgtAAAAAAGCCCAACCTAAAGAAGCTGTACAACAAAGTGCATTGGCATTGGGTAAAAGAGTTGTATTGGGCGCATTAGGTGTACGTTTAGCGCCACAACCACAACTTCAAGTAGCAACAGCATCACAAATTGTTGCAGCACAAGCACAGGCTCAAGTACAGGCAGCAGCTGCCGCAGCAGCCGCTGCTCAAGTACAAAATGCTGTTGCTGGTTATGGTAAATTATTTGCAAGCAGTTATCCAGCATTATCGGCTTATCGATATGCACCATATCCAATTCCTGCAGCAGCTGTTGCTGCACCACCACAACCTCCAGCACCACCACAAGCTGGAGCAACTGCCCCACAACAAACTGCTGCCGCTCCTGGAAATCCATATCAAGGATATTCACTTACAAATGTTGACATGTCTAGTTTTCAGGGCGTTGATTGGGGATCTATGTATGGTATGGGTATGTACGTCTAA
- the LOC130675054 gene encoding RNA-binding protein Musashi homolog 2-like isoform X3, which produces MEAANGAIDHDFHNTLVPINGSHSGSSGRSTPNSGDPAPGKLFVGGLSWQTSSEKLREYFGMFGTVTDVLIMKDPVTQRSRGFGFITFAEPGSVDKVLKCPIHTLDGKKIDPKHATPKNRAKQANRTKKIFVGGVSQDTSSDEVKAYFNQFGKVEETVMLMDQQTKRHRGFGFVTFENEDVVDRVCEIHFHTIKNKKVECKKAQPKEAVQQSALALGKRVVLGALGVRLAPQPQLQVATASQIVAAQAQAQVQAAAAAAAAAQVQNAVAGYGKLFASSYPALSAYRYAPYPIPAAAVAAPPQPPAPPQAGATAPQQTAAAPGNPYQGYSLTNVDMSSFQGVDWGSMYGMGMYV; this is translated from the exons ATGGAGGCTGCAAATGGTGCGATAGATCATGATTTTCATAATACTTTAGTACCAATAAATGGCAGTCATTCTGGTAGTTCTGGTAGAAGTACACCCAATAGTGGAGACCCAGCACCAGGTAAATTATTTGTCGGTGGACTTTCATGGCAAACGAGTAGTGAAAAACTTCGAGAGTATTTTGGAATGTTTGGTACTGTCACAGatgtattaataatgaagGATCCCGTCACTCag CGAAGCCGTGGATTTGGATTTATAACGTTTGCTGAACCTGGAAGTGTAGACAAAGTATTAAAATGTCCAATTCACACTTtagatggtaaaaaaatagatcCAAAACATGCAACTCCAAAAAATCGAGCTAAACAAGCAAAtcgaactaaaaaaatatttgttggtGGTGTAAGTCAAGATACAAGCAGTGATGAAGTTAAAGCCTACTTTAATCAATTCGGTAAAGTTGAAGAAACGGTAATGTTGATGGATCAACAAACAAAACGACATCGTGGATTTGGATTTGTAACATTTGAAAATGAAGATGTTGTTGATCGAGTATGTGAAATTCATTTtcatacaattaaaaataaaaaagttgaatgtAAAAAAGCCCAACCTAAAGAAGCTGTACAACAAAGTGCATTGGCATTGGGTAAAAGAGTTGTATTGGGCGCATTAGGTGTACGTTTAGCGCCACAACCACAACTTCAAGTAGCAACAGCATCACAAATTGTTGCAGCACAAGCACAGGCTCAAGTACAGGCAGCAGCTGCCGCAGCAGCCGCTGCTCAAGTACAAAATGCTGTTGCTGGTTATGGTAAATTATTTGCAAGCAGTTATCCAGCATTATCGGCTTATCGATATGCACCATATCCAATTCCTGCAGCAGCTGTTGCTGCACCACCACAACCTCCAGCACCACCACAAGCTGGAGCAACTGCCCCACAACAAACTGCTGCCGCTCCTGGAAATCCATATCAAGGATATTCACTTACAAATGTTGACATGTCTAGTTTTCAGGGCGTTGATTGGGGATCTATGTATGGTATGGGTATGTACGTCTAA
- the LOC130675032 gene encoding dipeptidyl peptidase 9, producing the protein MESCKEGKDNFEYESSKKNKKSWSELRGVVSEFRRKLSGVSDGSVPDHITFRSLPDGRTRIYFLGTPSNGWETTLLFVDIGQYEQFNGCKLHWQPVIEANFQSVSSANRLSREEQLLWERKRLTTWGITSYEIHLESGKLVFPAASSLYQCIDSGFLPGPLFPSELRISAPGAKLCPQICPWNSSLVAHTCSGDLYLSHSITGCSVRLTYARKGGKNLSQDPLTVGTPSYVMQEEFTRYIGYWWQPKSIDGIYRIVYEEVDESDVKIFCFPSSTLNSGEVDEFRFPRAGSSNAKSNLKMLQFRLTDTQQIVDIETLELQYPLHIMFPWFEYLVRVGWTPDAKNIWIQLLDRKQQRLELVLLSIDNFCEPPPNVYNSDNNFTPSSASVQVIYSESSSIWINVNDLLYFLPSDDPTEIKFLWASEESKYMHLYLITSSISGLTNGIKEPLDRLDTVYFQPRVISKIAITQGDWPVLGKKIWVDTVNSIVYFVGLKEGPLEQHAYAVSLRRPLEIRLLTRPGYSYNNIYFNKECTMMVTVYSSIKTLPTCQVFRISLTDWTVESITLTPVGYLLEPTNSEIDLLAPIIHAHKILSGDTIYSMVFKPHNFKPGVKYPTILQVYGGPEVQLVSNTFKGMRHLRMHMLASQGYCVVLIDNRGSHYRGLMFESHLKRRMGTVELSDQVEVLNLLSEKLGYLDLNRVALHGWSYGGYLSLMGLIQYPEVFKLAIAGAPVTCWNLYDTGYTERYMDHPDNNYHGYINSSVLTYVNKFPDQENRLLIIHGLIDENVHFFHTSELINALVKTGKPYQLQVYPTERHSLRSLDATRHYETTLLSFLQNHL; encoded by the exons atggAGTCTTGTAAAGAAGGaaaagataattttgaatatgaatcaagtaaaaaaaataaaaaaagttggtcAGAATTACGGGGTGTTGTGAGTGAATTTAGAAGAAAATTATCTGGAGTATCGGATGGTTCAGTACCAGATCATATTACATTTAGATCGCTTCCAGATGGAcg aacgagaatatattttttgggtACACCGAGCAATGGATGGGAAACAACTCTTTTATTTGTTGATATCGGACAATATGAACAATTTAATGGTTGTAAATTACACTGGCAACCTGTTATTGAAGCTAATTTTCAGAG TGTTTCAAGTGCTAATAGACTTTCGAGAGAGGAACAATTGCTGTGGGAGAGAAAAAGACTGACAACTTGGGGAATAACTAGTTATGAAATTCATTTAGAAAGTGGAAAATTAGTATTTCCAGCAGCAAGTAGTCTTTATCAATGTATTGACAGTGGTTTTTTGCCTGGACCATTATTTCCATCAGAATTACGAATTTCAGCTCCAGGTGCAAAACTTTGTCCTCAAATATGCCCTTGGAATAGTTCATTGGTAGCTCATACTTGTTCAggtgatttatatttatctcaCAGTATAACTGGTTGTTCAGTTCGATTAACTTATGCAAGAAAAGgtggtaaaaatttaagtcaagaTCCATTAACTGTTGGTACACCATCATACGTTATGCAAGAAGAATTTACACGTTATATTGGTTATTGGTGGCAGCCAAAATCAATAGATGGTATCTATAGAATTGTTTATGAAGAAGTTGATGAAAgtgatgttaaaatattttgttttccaTCATCAACATTGAATTCTGGTGAAGTTGATGAATTTAGATTTCCACGTGCTGGTTCATCAAATgctaaaagtaatttaaaaatgttacaATTTCGTTTAACGGACACACAACAAATTGTTGATATTGAAACACTTGAATTGCAATATCCACTTCATATAATGTTTCCATGGTTTGAATATTTAGTACGTGTTGGTTGGACACCAGATGCCAAAAATATATGGATACAATTATTAGATAGAAAACAACAACGTCttgaattagttttattatcaattgataatttttgtgaACCACCACCAAATGTTTATAattctgataataattttacaccATCATCAGCAAGTGTACAAGTTATTTATTCTGAATCAAGTTCAATATGGATAAAtgttaatgatttattatattttttgccaTCTGATGATCCtacggaaattaaatttttatgggcAAGCGAAGAATCTAAATATatgcatttatatttaataacatcAAGTATATCTGGTTTAACAAATGGAATTAAAGAACCACTAGATCGTTTGGATACTGTTTATTTTCAACCTCGAGTTATTTCTAAAATAGCAATAACTCAAGGTGATTGGCCAGtattgggtaaaaaaatatgggTAGATACTGTTAattcaattgtttattttgttgGTCTAAAAGAAGGACCATTGGAACAACATGCATATGCAGTATCTCTAAGACGTCCATTGGAAATAAGATTACTTACAAGACCTGGTTACAGTtataataacatatatttcaataaaGAATGTACAATGATGGTTACGGTTTATAGTTCTATTAAAACATTGCCTACTTGTCAGGTATTTAGAATATCACTAACAGATTGGACTGTTGAAAGTATAACTCTTACACCTGTTGGTTATTTATTAGAACCAACAAATtctgaaattgatttattggcACCAATTATTCATGctcataaaatattatctgGTGATACCATTTATTCAATGGTATTTAAACCTCATAATTTTAAACCTGGTGTTAAATATCCAACAATTCTTCAAGTTTATGGTGGTCCTGAAGTTCAATTAGTCTCAAATACATTCAAA gGTATGCGTCATTTGAGAATGCACATGCTGGCATCCCAAGGGTACTGTGTTGTTTTGATAGACAATCGTGGATCTCATTATCGTGGTCTTATGTTTGAAAGTCATTTGAAACGACGAATGGGAACTGTAGAATTGAGTGATCAAGTTGAAGTACTAAATTTGTTGTCTGAAAAACTTGGATATTTGGATTTAAATCGTGTTGCTCTTCATGGATGGTCTTACGGTGGATATTTAAGTTTAATGGGATTAATTCAATATCCCGAAGTATTTaag ttgGCTATTGCTGGAGCACCAGTTACTTGTTGGAACCTATACGACACAGGCTACACTGAACGATACATGGATCATCCGGATAATAATTATCACGGTTATATTAACAGTTCAGTACTGActtatgttaataaatttccCGATCAAGAAAATCGTTTGTTGATAATTCACGGGttgattgatgaaaatg